Within Runella rosea, the genomic segment TGGCCCCGTTCGGATGATTACACCGCAGCTGTACGCGTGGAAAGGCTCAAAATGGATTAAAAGAATTGAGTTTTTGGATAAAAATAAACGCGGTTTTTGGGAAGAACGTGGGTACTCAAATACGGCCTACCCGTGGAGAAATGATCGTTACAGCTAGAGATATAAATAATTGATTCAATATTGTTTTATGGAAATTCAAATTGTTGGTGCGCTTCAGCCTGAAACCGAAGCGATTATTTATTTATTTCGTCAAAGTGATGATTTAGGCGACCGATTAAACATCTTTTCGAACACCGTTTTCCTGAAAGAGGATTTCAAAGCGGAAGCTAAACAAGTGGTAACGATTTACGAAAATGGCCGAAAAGTATATTTAGTAGGGTTAGGAAAAACGCCAAAAGAAGCTGATTTTATCAAAACACTTCGTTCGTTTTTTTACAAACAAAAAAGGAACTTGCCCAACGTCATTGCGATTGACCTCCAAACTAGCGGGATTGAGAATGAGTGGGTAGAGGTGGCTGTAAATGGTTGTATTTTAGGTGATTATGATTTGGATTTGTACAAAACCAAAAAGAAAGAGGGGCTGACAATCTTTGATAAAGCCGCTAAACTGCAAATCGTTGTTGACTCAGATGCGGTCGAATCGGCCAGGCAACAAGCGCAACGCGGTGAAGCAATTGCACAGACTCAAATCCGAATCATGGATTTGATGAATGCACCTTCCAATAGAAAATCACCCCAAAGTTTGGCTGAGTGGGCTGTTGAGTCGGGCGAGAAATACGGTTATTCCGTTACCGTTTGGGATGAAAAACAGTGCGAAGAAGAAGGATTGAAAGCGCTATTAGCGGTGAGTTTGGGCAGTAAAAATCCGCCCAGATTTATTCTATTGGAGTACAAACACCCTCAAGCGACGGAAAAAATAGGTTTGGTCGGCAAAGGTGTTACCTTCGATACGGGAGGAATATCGCTGAAACAGTCGACCAATATGCACTACATGAAATCTGACATGGGTGGAGCAGCGGCGGTATTGGGGACGATTGAAGCCGCCGCTAAACTACAATTGCCCGTTCATTTGATTGGGGCAATTCCCGCCACCGAAAACAGCATCGATGGATTGGCCACAAAACCGGGTGATGTAGTGGGAAGTTATTCAGGAAAAACCATTGAAATTATTGATACCGATGCCGAAGGCCGGGTTATTTTGGCTGATGCGCTCAGTTATCTTGTGCGCACTGCAAAGCCAGATGCCATGATTGATTTGGCAACATTAACGGGTAGCTGTATCGCTACCTTAGGTTATTCGGCGGCAGGATTGTTTACCAACAACGAGCAACTTGCCAAAGATTTGTACGATTCGGGGCAACAAACGGGCGAAAAGCTATGGCGTTTGCCATTGTGGGATGATTACAAAGAAGAGTTGACTTCTGATGTAGCCGATGTCAAAAACTTTCATGGGAAGCCTTTTGCGGGGGCGATTGTCGCGGCTAAATTTTTAGAAGTATTTGCCGAAGAGCATCCGCGCTGGGCACATCTGGATATTGCAGGAACCGCTTTTGCCGACTCTGAATTTGGCACTATGAAATCAGCTTCCGCCTATGGTGTTAGATTATTGTTGCGATGGCTGCAAGGAAAAGGCGGATGATTTATCTAGTGGACGTTTGGTAATTCAGCCGTGTTCTATTAGCTTTAAGCCTTAATTTTGCCCATTAAAAAAGCCACTAAGCTACATTTTCAATTTAATTTGACGAATTTCTATGAAGCTAACTGTACGATTTGCGCTCATGGCCATGTTATTGGTTGTCGGCCCAGCTTATAGTCAACAGGTTTACAAACGATGGGAACTGGGCGCTGGAGTGGGCTGGTCTGGGTATCTGGGCGACCTCAATAAATCTGATTTTTTTTCACAGGAGCCTAAAATGAGTGGCGGCTTTTTGGGCCGCTACCATATCAGTCGCAACTGGGCATTGCGGGGAGCTTTGACATTTGGTACGTTGTCGGGCAACGATGCCAATTTTGAAGACCGGAAAGTCAGAGGCTTCAAAACGCGCTCATCGCTTACCGATTTGTCGGCGATTGTAGAATATGATTTCTTGGGTAAAAATCGTTTTAAATACGATTCTACGGCCTTTCAAGTGCGCTTTAAACGCAAGTTATCGCCTTATTTATTTACAGGGGCAGGGGTTGGATTCACCAATCCTAAACCTGATTTTACGGGGACTGCATCCACTCCCGCTAATTTTCGTCAGGGAGCAATTGCCGATCAGGCCGCCGATTATTCTAAATCAAACTTTGTCATTCCTTTTGGAATTGGTATTCGCTACGATTTGTCTGAAAAGTGGGTGGTGAGTGCCGAAGCGGGTTTTCGTTTAGCTTTTTCTGATTATTTAGACGGAATAAGCCAAGGCGCAAATCCCAATCGTGATGACCGTTATAAGCTTTCAACACTTGCCATTACGTACCGTTTTGACCATCAAGATAAAGACCGTGACGGCATTCCTGATGAAAAAGATGCGTGTCCGAACGAACCGGGTTCGGTAAGAATGAAAGGATGCCCAGATAAAGACAATGACGGTGTTGCTGATAAAGATGATGATTGTCCAGACGTAGCTGGATTGCAATCCATGAAAGGGTGCCCTGATACGGATGGTGATGGAATACGTGATAAAGACGATAGCTGTCCTACCGAAGCAGGTCTTGCATCATTGCAAGGCTGTCCTGACAAAGATAAGGATGGTATTGCCGACAAAGACGATGCTTGCCCAGATGTAGCTGGTTTGGCAAACCTTAAAGGTTGTCCTGACAAAGACAAAGATGGCATTGCCGACAAAGACGATACCTGCCCAGACGTCGCTGGTTTGGCCCAATTTGGGGGCTGTCCTGATACAGATGGTGATGGTATTCCTGACAAAGATGATGCTTGCCCAAGTGTTGCTGGTAAAGCTGATTTGAAAGGCTGCCCCGATGCAGACAACGACGGCGTGGCCGACAAAGATGATGCCTGTCCGACGGTGGCGGGCGTGGCTCAATTCAATGGTTGCCCCGATACAGATGGTGACGGTGTCGAAGATTCCAAAGATCGTTGTCCAGAGGTAGCCGGTAAGCCCGAGTTTGAAGGTTGCATTGATGCTAAAGCGTTGCAGGTTGTTATCAAAGCTGCGGAGAAAAAGGCCCGCTTAGAAGCTGAATTGGCTAAAAAACAAAAGGTAGCCATTGACCCTGCCAAATTGGT encodes:
- a CDS encoding leucyl aminopeptidase; translation: MEIQIVGALQPETEAIIYLFRQSDDLGDRLNIFSNTVFLKEDFKAEAKQVVTIYENGRKVYLVGLGKTPKEADFIKTLRSFFYKQKRNLPNVIAIDLQTSGIENEWVEVAVNGCILGDYDLDLYKTKKKEGLTIFDKAAKLQIVVDSDAVESARQQAQRGEAIAQTQIRIMDLMNAPSNRKSPQSLAEWAVESGEKYGYSVTVWDEKQCEEEGLKALLAVSLGSKNPPRFILLEYKHPQATEKIGLVGKGVTFDTGGISLKQSTNMHYMKSDMGGAAAVLGTIEAAAKLQLPVHLIGAIPATENSIDGLATKPGDVVGSYSGKTIEIIDTDAEGRVILADALSYLVRTAKPDAMIDLATLTGSCIATLGYSAAGLFTNNEQLAKDLYDSGQQTGEKLWRLPLWDDYKEELTSDVADVKNFHGKPFAGAIVAAKFLEVFAEEHPRWAHLDIAGTAFADSEFGTMKSASAYGVRLLLRWLQGKGG
- the porG gene encoding type IX secretion system protein PorG, translated to MKLTVRFALMAMLLVVGPAYSQQVYKRWELGAGVGWSGYLGDLNKSDFFSQEPKMSGGFLGRYHISRNWALRGALTFGTLSGNDANFEDRKVRGFKTRSSLTDLSAIVEYDFLGKNRFKYDSTAFQVRFKRKLSPYLFTGAGVGFTNPKPDFTGTASTPANFRQGAIADQAADYSKSNFVIPFGIGIRYDLSEKWVVSAEAGFRLAFSDYLDGISQGANPNRDDRYKLSTLAITYRFDHQDKDRDGIPDEKDACPNEPGSVRMKGCPDKDNDGVADKDDDCPDVAGLQSMKGCPDTDGDGIRDKDDSCPTEAGLASLQGCPDKDKDGIADKDDACPDVAGLANLKGCPDKDKDGIADKDDTCPDVAGLAQFGGCPDTDGDGIPDKDDACPSVAGKADLKGCPDADNDGVADKDDACPTVAGVAQFNGCPDTDGDGVEDSKDRCPEVAGKPEFEGCIDAKALQVVIKAAEKKARLEAELAKKQKVAIDPAKLVVDFKVESILFATNSSVIQDKYKSILDGLVDVLAKNPTYMLRLTGHADSRGSKAYNEKLSEARAKACLEYLLLKGVSAPRVVIQGLGENVPAAENTNEAGRKINRRVEVEAFRQ